Proteins encoded together in one Penicillium digitatum chromosome 1, complete sequence window:
- a CDS encoding NADH dehydrogenase iron-sulfur protein 5-A: protein MASGYGNNGGPGRCYPFWQEVLGCYVVNSGDGAAGKKKCVPALDDYYECLHHRKEALRTMKMQAAYRKAEAAHPRENAPKAEQIRSLGLLGKEEEAANVLSQR from the exons CG GTCCCGGCCGCTGCTATCCCTTCTGGCAAGAGGTTCTTGGTTGCTACGTGGTGAACTCGGGCGATGGTGCggctggcaagaagaagtgTGTGCCCGCCCTGGACGACTACTATGAGTGCCTTCACCACCGGAAAGAG GCTCTCCGCACTATGAAGATGCAAGCTGCCTATCGCAAGGCCGAGGCCGCACATCCACGAGAGAATGCCCCTAAGGCTGAACAAATCCGGAGCTTAGGTCTACTTgggaaggaagaggaggcaGCCAATGTGTTGAGCCAACGGTGA